In Asanoa sp. WMMD1127, one genomic interval encodes:
- a CDS encoding 2Fe-2S iron-sulfur cluster-binding protein: MTSTVRLMLNGAPREVTVDNRTTLLDLLRDRLDHTGTKKGCDHGQCGACTVLLDGRRVNSCLLFAVAVDGREVTTVEGLADDEPHPMQAAFVAHDAFQCGYCTPGQICSAIGMLDELAEGWPSAVTDGEVRLDDAEIRERMSGNICRCGAYPHIVAAIREVAGGD, translated from the coding sequence CTGACGAGCACCGTGCGCCTCATGCTCAACGGGGCGCCGCGGGAGGTCACGGTCGACAACCGCACCACCCTGCTCGACCTGCTCCGCGACCGGCTCGACCACACGGGCACCAAGAAGGGCTGCGACCACGGCCAGTGCGGCGCCTGCACGGTGCTGCTCGACGGTCGCCGGGTCAACTCGTGCCTGCTGTTCGCGGTGGCCGTCGACGGCCGCGAGGTGACCACGGTCGAAGGGCTCGCCGACGACGAGCCGCACCCGATGCAGGCGGCGTTCGTCGCGCACGACGCCTTCCAGTGCGGCTACTGCACGCCGGGCCAGATCTGCTCCGCCATCGGCATGCTCGACGAGCTGGCCGAGGGCTGGCCCAGCGCGGTCACCGACGGCGAGGTGCGCCTCGACGACGCCGAGATCCGCGAGCGGATGTCCGGCAACATCTGCCGCTGCGGCGCGTACCCACACATCGTGGCCGCGATCCGCGAGGTGGCCGGGGGAGACTGA
- a CDS encoding DNRLRE domain-containing protein translates to MRTPILAGATTATVLAGGIIAAVLGSTSPAAAATSTFRPSADTYVQNDTASTNYGTSTQITVDNSPVRRMFLRFSVSGVSGTVSSAKLRLRTISGNSGSDDGGAFRAMSNTTWSETGTTWNNQPAIDGASVGSIGGVTANGWYELDVTSVVRGNGTFSFGATSGSTDGAYYDARESGADAPQLEVTAGTTTPPPSGDPVLVGAGDIATSGSGDSATAALVNGISGTVFTTGDNVYPDGTSGQFSSYYQPTWGAFKSRTRPSPGNHDYNTSGASGYYSYFGSQAGPAGQGYYSYNLGNWHIVSLNSNISTSASSAQVTWLRNDLAANTRPCTLAYWHHPLYTSGANHAPSTSTRPLYQALYDHNADVVVWGHNHQYERFAPMNPSGGLDNARGLRSFVAGMGGADHYGFGTIQPNSQARNSDTFGVLKFTLHSNSYDWQFVPEAGRTYNDSGTGSCH, encoded by the coding sequence ATGCGCACCCCTATCCTGGCCGGCGCCACCACGGCGACCGTCCTGGCCGGCGGCATCATCGCCGCCGTACTCGGCTCGACCAGCCCCGCGGCCGCCGCCACCAGCACCTTCCGGCCGTCCGCCGACACCTACGTGCAGAACGACACGGCGTCGACCAACTACGGCACGTCGACCCAGATCACGGTCGACAACAGCCCGGTCCGCCGGATGTTCCTGCGCTTCTCGGTGAGCGGCGTCAGCGGCACGGTCAGCTCCGCCAAGCTGCGTCTGCGGACGATCTCCGGCAACTCCGGCAGCGACGACGGCGGCGCGTTCCGGGCGATGTCCAACACCACCTGGTCGGAGACCGGCACGACGTGGAACAACCAGCCGGCGATCGACGGCGCGTCGGTCGGCTCGATCGGCGGCGTCACCGCCAACGGCTGGTACGAGCTCGACGTCACCAGCGTCGTGCGGGGCAACGGCACGTTCAGCTTCGGCGCGACGTCCGGCAGCACCGACGGCGCCTACTACGACGCGCGGGAGAGCGGCGCCGACGCGCCGCAGCTCGAGGTCACCGCCGGCACGACGACCCCGCCGCCGAGCGGCGACCCGGTGCTGGTCGGCGCCGGCGACATCGCCACGTCGGGATCCGGTGACAGCGCCACCGCCGCGCTGGTGAACGGCATCTCCGGCACGGTGTTCACCACCGGCGACAACGTCTATCCCGATGGGACCAGCGGCCAGTTCTCCAGCTACTACCAGCCGACCTGGGGCGCGTTCAAGTCGCGGACCCGGCCCTCGCCGGGCAACCACGACTACAACACGTCCGGCGCGAGTGGCTACTACAGCTACTTCGGCTCCCAGGCCGGCCCGGCGGGGCAGGGCTACTACTCCTACAACCTGGGCAACTGGCACATCGTCTCGCTCAACTCCAACATCAGCACGTCGGCCAGCTCGGCCCAGGTCACCTGGCTGCGCAACGACCTGGCTGCCAACACCCGGCCCTGCACGCTGGCCTACTGGCACCACCCGCTCTACACCTCGGGCGCCAACCACGCGCCGTCCACCTCGACCCGTCCGCTCTACCAGGCGCTCTACGACCACAACGCGGACGTGGTCGTCTGGGGACACAACCACCAGTACGAGCGGTTCGCGCCGATGAATCCGAGCGGCGGCCTCGACAACGCCCGCGGGCTGCGCTCGTTCGTCGCCGGCATGGGCGGCGCCGACCACTACGGCTTCGGCACGATCCAGCCCAACAGCCAGGCCCGCAACAGCGACACGTTCGGCGTCCTCAAGTTCACGCTGCACAGCAACTCGTACGACTGGCAGTTCGTGCCCGAGGCCGGCCGGACCTACAACGACAGCGGGACCGGCAGCTGTCACTGA
- a CDS encoding MFS transporter, which produces MYLSTISRPAAGNGRGRRGAAFVGGNVLALGTVSLVTDVSAEMVTAVLPLYLVLGLHLSPLAYGVVDGVYTGATALLRIAGGYVADRVRARKTLAGFGYALSAVAKLGLLAAGRSLGAIGLVVAVDRMGKGLRTAPRDALITLSTPPGELGRAFGVHRTMDAVGAFLGPLVALAVLAASGQSYDAVFVTSFLVAILGVAVLVLFVRERSAAVPATPVRVRAAVDLLRSGDLRRLLLAATLLGLATIGDGFVYLMLQRRTEIGLLWFPLLAVGTSLGYLLLAAPLGMLADRIGRRPVLLAGYAALALTYLLLAAPVGGWVLLVAALGAYGLYYAATDGVLMALAGPVLPDNLRATGLALVQTGQALAYLVSSVLFGVAWAAWGPTAAVLAAALVAVVAGGVTAGLLFHKGRSA; this is translated from the coding sequence GTGTACCTGTCGACGATCTCTCGGCCCGCCGCGGGGAACGGCCGGGGTCGGCGCGGCGCGGCGTTCGTCGGCGGCAACGTGCTGGCGCTGGGCACCGTCAGCCTCGTCACCGACGTGTCCGCCGAGATGGTCACCGCCGTCCTCCCGCTCTACCTGGTGCTCGGCCTGCACTTGAGCCCGCTGGCGTACGGCGTCGTCGACGGCGTCTACACGGGAGCGACCGCCCTGCTGCGGATCGCGGGCGGCTACGTCGCCGACCGGGTGCGGGCCCGCAAGACCCTCGCGGGGTTCGGCTACGCGCTGTCCGCCGTTGCCAAGCTCGGGCTGCTGGCCGCCGGCCGGTCGCTGGGCGCCATCGGCCTCGTGGTCGCGGTCGACCGGATGGGCAAGGGCCTGCGGACGGCGCCGCGGGACGCGCTGATCACCCTGTCGACGCCGCCGGGCGAGCTCGGCCGGGCGTTCGGCGTGCACCGCACCATGGACGCGGTGGGCGCGTTCCTGGGGCCGCTGGTCGCGCTGGCGGTGCTGGCCGCGTCCGGGCAGTCGTACGACGCGGTGTTCGTGACCAGCTTCCTCGTGGCGATCCTCGGGGTGGCCGTCCTGGTGCTGTTCGTGCGGGAGCGGTCCGCCGCGGTGCCCGCGACGCCGGTGCGGGTGCGGGCCGCGGTCGACCTGCTGCGCTCCGGCGACCTGCGCCGCCTGCTGCTGGCCGCCACCCTGCTGGGCCTGGCGACCATCGGGGACGGGTTCGTCTACCTGATGCTCCAGCGCCGCACCGAGATCGGGCTGCTCTGGTTCCCACTGCTGGCGGTGGGCACCAGCCTCGGCTACCTGCTGCTGGCCGCGCCGCTGGGGATGCTCGCCGACCGGATCGGCCGCCGACCGGTGCTGCTGGCCGGGTACGCGGCCCTCGCGCTGACCTACCTGCTGCTGGCCGCGCCGGTCGGCGGCTGGGTGCTGCTGGTCGCGGCGCTCGGCGCGTACGGTCTCTACTACGCCGCCACCGACGGCGTGCTGATGGCGCTGGCCGGCCCGGTGCTGCCCGACAACCTGCGGGCGACCGGTCTGGCGCTCGTGCAGACCGGGCAGGCGCTGGCCTACCTGGTGTCGTCGGTGCTGTTCGGGGTGGCCTGGGCCGCCTGGGGGCCGACCGCCGCCGTGCTGGCGGCGGCCCTGGTCGCGGTCGTCGCCGGCGGGGTCACCGCCGGCCTGCTCTTCCACAAGGGACGGTCGGCGTGA
- a CDS encoding phosphatase PAP2 family protein: MRQVLLKVLLPLVALYGLMIAIGLFVTKVADGWWPFTAEDDVNTSLEAARSGPLTAASLVFSTIADTWSIIAVCTFAVVILVVTRRPWREPLFLAGAVAAQALIFLLTTLAIDRHRPAVEHMDVSPPTSSFPSGHTSAATALYCGLALLFALRSTSGRWEAVVWTVFVLIPLGVAMTRLYRGMHHPSDVIGSFINAGLCLTIMYHGVLRWRGAPPPRPVDTRKSVSLARSR; this comes from the coding sequence ATGCGCCAGGTCCTGCTGAAAGTGCTGCTGCCGCTCGTCGCCCTCTACGGGCTGATGATCGCGATCGGGCTGTTCGTCACCAAGGTGGCCGACGGCTGGTGGCCGTTCACCGCCGAGGACGACGTCAACACGTCGTTGGAGGCCGCCCGTTCCGGGCCGCTGACCGCCGCGTCGCTGGTGTTCAGCACGATCGCCGACACCTGGTCGATCATCGCCGTCTGCACGTTCGCGGTGGTGATCCTGGTGGTCACCCGCCGGCCGTGGCGCGAGCCGCTGTTCCTCGCCGGCGCCGTCGCCGCGCAGGCCCTCATCTTCCTGCTCACCACCCTCGCCATCGACCGGCACCGGCCCGCGGTCGAGCACATGGACGTCTCGCCGCCCACCTCGAGCTTCCCGTCGGGCCACACCTCGGCGGCGACCGCGCTCTACTGCGGACTGGCGCTGCTGTTCGCGCTCCGCTCGACCAGCGGGCGCTGGGAGGCGGTGGTCTGGACGGTGTTCGTGCTGATCCCGCTCGGGGTCGCGATGACCCGGCTCTATCGCGGCATGCACCACCCGAGCGACGTGATCGGCTCGTTCATCAACGCCGGCCTCTGCCTCACCATCATGTACCACGGCGTGCTCCGCTGGCGTGGCGCTCCCCCGCCCCGCCCCGTCGACACGCGTAAGTCGGTATCGCTGGCGCGCTCCCGCTGA
- a CDS encoding MFS transporter, which translates to MAPQLSPGRATAALIALSLAAFAYVTTEVAPIGLLTVIASDLDRSRSEVGLLVTGYAFVVVLASLPLTLVTRRIPRRRLLAVTFAVFVLATAAAALATDYWVLAGARLATAATQALFWSVVGPTVTGLFPPEVRGRIVSRFALGPSLAPVLGLPLATWVGQQAGWRTAFAVLAALGLVAGAVVTVLLPSFAPADGGAARGTTPDRGRFRVLLVVTALGITGNFVGQTYITPFLLDVSRFPDASLSLLLLVAGVAGVVGTIVIGRFIDSRPVAAQIVPLALVGGGMLLMYALGQFRPVAVVLLALFGMAFSAFAATVQGRTLQLAPGNTDLASAASGSAFNAGIASGSLLGGVVLSTAGVRPIMLCGGLIVAVALVVALSDARRHRPAPADVPARRRPTVTVEPRAGAR; encoded by the coding sequence ATGGCGCCGCAGCTCTCCCCCGGTCGGGCCACGGCGGCGCTGATCGCGCTCTCGTTGGCCGCGTTCGCCTACGTGACCACGGAAGTGGCGCCCATCGGGCTGCTCACGGTCATCGCGTCCGACCTGGACCGGTCGCGCTCCGAGGTCGGGCTGCTGGTCACCGGCTACGCGTTCGTCGTCGTGCTGGCCTCGTTGCCGCTGACGCTGGTGACCAGGCGGATCCCGCGACGCCGGCTGCTGGCCGTGACGTTCGCCGTGTTCGTCCTGGCCACCGCGGCGGCCGCGCTGGCCACCGACTACTGGGTGCTGGCCGGGGCGCGGCTGGCCACGGCGGCCACCCAGGCCCTGTTCTGGTCGGTGGTCGGGCCCACGGTGACCGGCCTGTTCCCGCCCGAGGTGCGGGGCCGGATCGTGTCGCGGTTCGCCCTCGGCCCGTCGCTGGCCCCGGTGCTCGGCCTGCCGCTGGCCACCTGGGTGGGTCAGCAGGCCGGCTGGCGCACCGCGTTCGCCGTGCTGGCCGCGCTCGGGCTGGTCGCCGGCGCGGTGGTCACCGTGCTGCTGCCGTCGTTCGCGCCGGCCGACGGCGGCGCCGCCCGCGGCACCACGCCCGACCGGGGCCGGTTCCGCGTGCTGCTCGTGGTGACCGCGCTCGGCATCACGGGCAACTTCGTCGGGCAGACCTACATCACGCCGTTCCTGCTCGACGTCAGCCGCTTCCCCGACGCCTCGCTGTCGCTGCTGCTGCTCGTGGCGGGCGTCGCCGGCGTGGTCGGCACGATCGTTATCGGCCGGTTCATCGACAGCCGGCCGGTGGCCGCGCAGATCGTGCCGCTGGCGCTGGTCGGCGGCGGCATGCTGCTGATGTACGCGCTGGGCCAGTTCCGCCCGGTGGCCGTGGTGCTGCTCGCGCTGTTCGGAATGGCCTTCAGCGCCTTCGCCGCGACGGTGCAGGGCCGCACGCTACAACTCGCACCCGGCAACACCGACCTGGCCTCGGCCGCCTCCGGGTCCGCCTTCAACGCGGGCATCGCGAGCGGCTCCCTGCTCGGCGGCGTCGTGCTCTCCACGGCCGGCGTACGCCCGATCATGTTGTGCGGGGGTCTGATCGTCGCGGTCGCGTTGGTGGTGGCATTGAGCGACGCGCGTCGCCACCGCCCGGCGCCGGCGGACGTGCCCGCTCGGCGACGGCCAACGGTCACGGTGGAGCCGCGGGCCGGCGCGCGCTAG
- a CDS encoding 5'-3' exonuclease, with translation MTNRPLLLVDAPSLYFRAYFGIPESAAQAPDGSPVNAVRGFLDMVAQLIRTRRPDRLVCALDYDWRPAWRVKLIPSYKAHRLAPGGGPSTEVVPPNLETQVPLILEVLAAVGIPAVGAKGYEADDVLGTLATTQPGPVEVASGDRDLYQLIDDAKPVRLLYCGRGVSKLEDSDDAAVQAKYGVPASGYADFAALRGDPSDGLPGVPGVGEKTAARLVTRYGTLDAMLAALDDPKAGFAPGLRGKLDAARDYLAVAPTVVKVARDVSLPDLDTTLPSAPADGDTLLALAEKWNLAGPCRRLVDAIAATR, from the coding sequence ATGACCAACCGACCGCTGCTGCTCGTGGACGCGCCGAGCCTCTATTTCCGGGCCTACTTCGGCATTCCGGAGTCGGCGGCGCAGGCACCCGACGGCAGCCCGGTCAACGCGGTCCGTGGTTTTCTCGACATGGTCGCCCAGCTCATCCGCACCCGCCGGCCCGACCGGCTGGTCTGCGCGCTCGACTACGACTGGCGGCCGGCGTGGCGGGTCAAGCTGATCCCGTCCTACAAGGCGCACCGGCTGGCGCCCGGCGGTGGACCGTCCACCGAGGTCGTGCCGCCCAACCTGGAGACCCAGGTGCCGCTGATCCTCGAGGTGCTGGCCGCGGTCGGGATCCCGGCGGTCGGCGCCAAGGGCTACGAGGCCGACGACGTGCTCGGCACGCTGGCCACCACGCAGCCGGGCCCGGTCGAGGTGGCGTCCGGCGACCGCGACCTCTACCAGCTCATCGACGACGCGAAGCCGGTGCGCCTGCTCTACTGCGGACGCGGCGTCAGCAAGCTCGAAGACAGCGACGACGCCGCGGTCCAGGCGAAATACGGCGTGCCGGCGTCCGGCTACGCCGACTTCGCGGCGCTGCGCGGCGACCCGAGCGACGGCCTGCCGGGCGTGCCCGGCGTGGGCGAGAAGACCGCGGCCCGCCTGGTCACCCGCTACGGCACCCTCGACGCGATGCTGGCGGCCCTCGACGACCCGAAGGCGGGCTTCGCCCCGGGCCTACGCGGCAAGCTCGACGCGGCCCGCGACTATCTGGCGGTCGCGCCCACGGTGGTCAAGGTCGCCCGCGACGTCTCACTGCCCGACCTGGACACCACGTTGCCGAGCGCCCCGGCCGACGGCGACACCCTGCTCGCCCTGGCGGAGAAGTGGAACCTCGCCGGCCCGTGCCGCCGCCTCGTCGACGCGATCGCCGCTACGCGTTGA
- a CDS encoding DEAD/DEAH box helicase: MSSPAERYAAARRRAARASAFPALEDFALGIGFDLDDFQREACEALERGSGVLVCAPTGAGKTVVGEFAVHLALAGGAGDSDAPPKKCFYTTPIKALSNQKYHDLVERHGTANVGLLTGDNAINGDAPVVVMTTEVLRNMLYAGSPALQGLAYVVMDEVHYLADRFRGAVWEEVIIHLPASVTLVSLSATVSNAEEFADWLVTVRGHTDVVVSEHRPVPLWQHMLVGRRMFDLFHDAAAARKHDVHPELLRYSREMLRRLEMGRDGWAGGGARGGRGPRWKGPLRAEVVERLDRENLLPAILFIFSRAGCDAAVQQCLAAGLRLTTPDERVEIRRIVEERITAIPGEDLSVLGYWEWVDGLERGLAAHHAGMLPAFKEVVEELFVRGLVKAVFATETLALGINMPARCVVLERLVKFNGEAHVDLTPGEYTQLTGRAGRRGIDVEGHAVVVWSPEVDPRHVAGLASTRTYPLRSSFRPSYNMAVNLVGTVGAERSRALLEASFAQFQADRSVVGLARQVQRNEETAEQYAGEVRCSHGDFEEYFDLRMQIGERERALARQGQTQRRAQAVSSLERLRVGDVIRVPSGRRAGLAVVLDPGAAGFGDPRPLVLTQDRWAGRVTSADFTSPAEVLARIRVPKHFNHRNPSARRDLAAAVTGTGLDRHSRRGRRARGTGDDAHLTELRDKLRKHPCHACPDREEHARWAERRRRLLLDTEELRKRVASRTGSLARTFDRVCALLTSRGYLTEAGEVTDNGRMLSRIWSEADLLVAECLRRGVWDALTPDELAGAVSVVLYEARRENDERASIPRGPIADAIDETMKIWAELEADEAARGVDRTREPDQGFVWPIVRWTRGEALAKVLASGHNLDGDMPAGDFVRWARQVVDLLGQIADAGGASTTVRTTARQAINGINRGVLAYINA, from the coding sequence ATGTCGAGCCCCGCCGAGCGCTACGCCGCGGCGCGCCGCCGGGCCGCCCGGGCCAGCGCGTTCCCGGCCCTCGAAGACTTCGCCCTGGGCATCGGCTTCGACCTCGACGACTTCCAGCGGGAGGCGTGCGAGGCCCTGGAGCGAGGCAGCGGGGTGCTGGTCTGCGCGCCGACCGGCGCCGGCAAGACCGTCGTCGGCGAGTTCGCGGTGCACCTGGCGCTGGCCGGTGGCGCCGGAGATTCGGACGCCCCGCCCAAAAAGTGCTTCTACACCACGCCGATCAAGGCGCTGTCGAACCAGAAGTACCACGACCTGGTCGAGCGCCACGGCACCGCCAACGTCGGCCTGCTGACCGGCGACAACGCCATCAACGGCGACGCGCCCGTGGTCGTGATGACCACCGAGGTGCTGCGCAACATGCTCTACGCCGGCTCGCCGGCGCTGCAGGGCCTGGCGTACGTGGTGATGGACGAGGTGCACTACCTGGCCGACCGGTTCCGGGGCGCGGTCTGGGAAGAAGTGATCATCCACCTCCCGGCGTCGGTGACATTGGTCTCACTGTCGGCGACGGTCTCCAACGCCGAGGAGTTCGCCGACTGGCTCGTCACCGTCCGGGGTCACACGGACGTGGTGGTCAGCGAGCACCGGCCCGTGCCGCTGTGGCAGCACATGCTCGTCGGCCGGCGGATGTTCGACCTGTTCCACGACGCGGCCGCCGCCCGCAAGCACGACGTGCACCCGGAGCTGCTGCGCTACTCGCGCGAAATGCTGCGCCGGCTCGAGATGGGCCGCGACGGCTGGGCCGGCGGCGGCGCCCGCGGCGGACGCGGGCCCCGCTGGAAGGGCCCGCTGCGGGCCGAGGTGGTCGAGCGGCTCGACCGGGAAAATCTGCTGCCGGCGATCCTGTTCATCTTCAGCCGGGCCGGTTGCGACGCGGCCGTGCAGCAGTGCCTCGCGGCCGGGCTACGGCTGACCACCCCCGACGAGCGCGTCGAGATCCGCCGGATCGTCGAGGAGCGGATCACCGCGATCCCGGGCGAGGACCTCTCGGTGCTCGGCTACTGGGAGTGGGTCGACGGGCTCGAGCGCGGGCTGGCCGCCCACCACGCCGGCATGCTGCCCGCGTTCAAGGAAGTCGTCGAGGAGCTGTTCGTACGCGGCCTGGTCAAGGCGGTGTTCGCCACCGAGACGCTGGCGCTGGGCATCAACATGCCGGCCCGGTGCGTGGTGCTGGAGCGCCTGGTCAAGTTCAACGGCGAGGCGCACGTCGACCTCACCCCGGGCGAGTACACGCAGCTGACGGGTCGCGCCGGCCGCCGCGGCATCGACGTCGAGGGCCACGCGGTGGTCGTCTGGTCGCCCGAGGTCGACCCGCGGCACGTCGCCGGCCTCGCGTCGACCCGCACCTATCCGCTCCGGTCGAGCTTCCGGCCCTCGTACAACATGGCCGTGAACCTCGTCGGGACGGTCGGCGCCGAGCGCTCCCGGGCGCTGCTGGAGGCGTCGTTCGCGCAGTTCCAGGCCGACCGGTCCGTGGTCGGGCTCGCCCGGCAGGTGCAGCGCAACGAGGAGACCGCCGAGCAGTACGCCGGCGAGGTGCGCTGCAGCCACGGCGACTTCGAAGAGTATTTCGACCTGCGCATGCAGATCGGCGAGCGCGAGCGGGCCCTGGCCCGGCAGGGGCAGACCCAGCGCCGCGCCCAGGCGGTGTCGTCGCTGGAGCGGCTGCGGGTCGGCGACGTGATCCGGGTGCCGTCCGGGCGGCGCGCCGGCCTCGCCGTCGTCCTCGACCCGGGCGCGGCCGGCTTCGGCGACCCACGCCCGCTGGTGCTCACCCAGGACCGCTGGGCCGGCCGGGTGACCTCCGCCGACTTCACCTCCCCGGCCGAGGTGCTGGCCCGGATCCGGGTGCCGAAGCACTTCAACCACCGCAACCCGTCGGCCCGGCGCGACCTGGCCGCCGCCGTCACCGGCACGGGGCTCGACCGGCACAGCCGGCGCGGCCGCCGCGCCCGCGGCACGGGCGACGACGCGCACCTGACCGAGCTGCGCGACAAGCTGCGCAAGCACCCGTGCCACGCCTGCCCCGACCGCGAGGAGCACGCCCGCTGGGCCGAACGCCGGCGTCGCCTGCTGCTCGACACCGAGGAGCTGCGCAAGCGGGTGGCCAGCCGCACAGGCTCGCTGGCCCGCACCTTCGACCGGGTGTGCGCGCTGCTGACGTCCCGCGGCTACCTGACCGAGGCGGGCGAGGTCACCGACAACGGCCGCATGCTCTCCCGCATCTGGTCCGAGGCCGACCTGCTGGTCGCCGAGTGCCTGCGCCGCGGCGTCTGGGACGCGCTGACCCCCGACGAGCTCGCGGGCGCGGTCTCGGTGGTGCTCTACGAGGCGCGCCGCGAGAACGACGAGCGCGCGTCGATCCCGCGGGGCCCGATCGCCGACGCGATCGACGAGACGATGAAGATCTGGGCGGAGCTGGAGGCCGACGAGGCCGCCCGCGGCGTCGACCGCACCCGCGAGCCCGACCAGGGCTTCGTGTGGCCGATCGTCCGCTGGACCCGCGGCGAGGCGCTGGCCAAGGTCCTGGCCAGTGGCCACAACCTCGACGGCGACATGCCGGCCGGCGACTTCGTCCGCTGGGCCCGCCAGGTCGTCGACCTGCTGGGCCAGATCGCGGACGCCGGCGGCGCCTCGACGACGGTCCGCACCACGGCCCGCCAGGCCATCAACGGCATCAACCGCGGCGTCCTCGCCTATATCAACGCGTAG